Proteins found in one Fusarium oxysporum Fo47 chromosome V, complete sequence genomic segment:
- a CDS encoding and other transporter-domain-containing protein — protein MPLPRADSEAPPAYDTDHIGPNNDSHRNSSSNGTFVNDNEGVGFGQRRVSKATLLRNPLAGMTREEVLADVDAFVESKGLTEHREDFRKGALVAQVNNTPGGFEKIEILSEDEKAILRKEETSRWHQPFALYFLCTLCAGSAIVQGMDQTTVNGAQEFYFKEFDITNEWMQGLTNGAPYLCSAVIGCWTSPILNKYTGRRGTIFISCAISTITGFWMACTTSLGNFLAARFMLGFAVGAKSSTTPVYSAESTPKNIRGALTMMWQMWTAFGIALGFIVCVAFQNVTIIGGPNSPWRWMMASTSIPPLIVMLQVYFCPESPRWYMERGRFDKALRSVKKLRFSPVQATRDMYYAYKLLEIERGEREGRNLLKEFFTVRRNRRAAQSAWFCMFMQQFCGVNVIAYYSTSIFTDANYSLSEALLVSMGGGIINFLFAIPAIYTIDTFGRRNLLLVTFPLMAACLFFTGGVFQLSDEPRDPKIATITLGLYLFMAVYSPGLGPVPFTYSAEAFPLHIRDIGMASSTAITWGFNFIISLTWPALRRAFSNTGAFSWYGAWNIFGWIFCYFLLPETKNLTLEELDNVFGVSNREHASYYWRKLPWYLKKYILRKDVAPFPPLYEFAANDGHYPHEKPDTSHIEGNNAVGG, from the exons ATGCCTCTGCCAAGAGCCGACAGCGAGGCTCCGCCCGCCTACGACACGGATCACATTGGCCCCAACAACGACAGCCACCGCAACTCCAGTAGCAATGGTACTTTCGTCAATGATAATGAGGGCGTTGGCTTCGGCCAGCGAAGAGTCTCCAAGGCAACTCTTCTACGCAACCCTCTGGCTGGCATGACTCGGGAAGAGGTCCTGGCTGACGTTGACGCTTTTGTCGAGTCCAAGGGCCTCACCGAGCACCGCGAGGATTTCCGAAAGGGAGCTCTCGTTGCTCAAGTCAACAACACACCCGGTGGCTTTGAGAAAATCGAGATTCTTTCCGAAGATGAGAAGGCGATCTTGAGAAAGGAAGAGACTTCTCGATGGCATCAGCCTTTTGCCTTGTACTTTCTCTGTACTCTCTGCGCCGGATCGGCTATTGTTCAGGGCATGGATCAAACCACCGTAAACGGCGCGCAG GAATTCTACTTTAAAGAATTCGACATTACAAATGAATGGATGCAAGGTTTGACCAATGGTGCTCCTTACCTTTGCTCTGCCGTCATCGGTTGCTGGACCAGTCCGATTCTCAACAAGTATACTGGCCGTCGAGGAACCATCTTCATTTCTTGCGCTATCTCCACAATCACTGGTTTCTGGATGGCTTGCACCACCTC TCTTGGTAACTTCTTGGCTGCTCGTTTCATGCTTGGTTTTGCCGTTGGCGCCAAGTCTAGCACGACACCCGTCTACTCTGCTGAATCCACACCGAAGAACATTCGTGGAGCCCTAACTATGATGTGGCAG ATGTGGACTGCTTTCGGTATCGCCCTTGGCTTTATCGTATGCGTTGCTTTCCAAAATGTCACCATAATCGGCGGCCCGAACTCTCCATGGCGCTGGATGATGGCTTCAACCTCTATCCCTCCGCTGATTGTCATGCTTCAAGTGTACTTCTGCCCCGAATCTCCCCGCTGGTACATGGAACGCGGCCGATTTGACAAGGCTCTCCGATCCGTCAAGAAGCTTCGCTTCTCCCCTGTCCAAGCTACTCGTGATATGTACTACGCCTACAAGCTGCTCGAGATTGAGCGTGGTGAGCGAGAAGGCCGAAACCTGCTCAAGGAATTCTTCACTGTGCGCCGTAACAGACGTGCTGCTCAGAGTGCCTGGTTCTGCATG TTCATGCAACAATTCTGTGGTGTAAATGTGATCGCATATTACTCTACTTCCATTTTCACCGATGCAAACTACAGCCTTTCTGAAGCCCTCCTCGTCTCCATGGGTGGCGGcatcatcaacttcctcttcgccatcCCTGCAATTTACACCATTGATACCTTTGGACGCAGAAATCTCCTTCTGGTTACCTTCCCTCTCATGGCAGcatgcctcttcttcactgGTGGAGTATTCCAACTTAGCGACGAACCTCGTGACCCCAAGATCGCCACCATTACTTTGGGCCTTTATCTCTTCATGGCGGTCTATTCTCCTGGTCTTGGACCTGTGCCTTTCACCTACAGCGCTGAGGCTTTCCCTCTCCATATCCGAGACATCGGTATGGCCTCCAGTACAGCTATCACCTGgggcttcaacttcatcatcagtctcACCTGGCCAGCTCTACGAAGAGCCTTCTCTAATACTGGTGCCTTCAGCTGGTACGGTGCTTGGAATATTTTTGGTTGGATCTTCTGCTACTTCCTCCTTCCTGAGACTAAGAACTTGACtcttgaggaacttgacaACGTTTTTGGTGTCTCCAACAGAGAGCATGCTTCATACTACTGGAGAAAGCTGCCCTGGTATCTCAAGAAGTATATCCTGCGCAAGGATGTTGCTCCTTTCCCTCCCCTGTATGAGTTTGCTGCCAATGACGGACATTATCCCCATGAGAAGCCTGATACGAGCCATATTGAGGGTAACAACGCTGTCGGAGGATAA
- a CDS encoding general substrate transporter — protein MSNIERTTSKADSIGVDHKETILAVEVAEESNTTVWKLLRENVRVIIFTWFANCGAFLFGYDVLVQGAINALPMFSITFGSPFGETFILPALWQGLWQAFSAMGIMAGAASNGFLQDRFGRKIMFGVGGLISAVGTAITFVSGNPETVEQRRGVLLVGKFFIGLAMGISMSTCQTYVSEISPPKLRTILLGFYPFMITVGQMIAITVVFKEVATMTHWAFKIPFASQWAFSAYSVIAALVVPESPVYLAGKNKIDQARKALTTLGCGNIDERISIIEATIQQEQRMNTEQPSFSECFKGTNLRRTRIVALLNTLQQFMGITLVSNSTYFFIMAGMTPTFSLTLNQIGVGLSMVCTLVSWVIMSKVGRRFAILASFVVAGAIFIGMGVAGFWPQNQTALRFIGVSLLLAACTGNLGTGSAYPIVAAEVPSTVLRAKTLGIGFFVNAFMTWAFALCVPYMFNADQGNLGGKIGFVFFGFCVIGFVLTWIEIPETKNITYAQIDYLFQTKTPAPKFKERSTTAITEEA, from the exons atgTCGAACATTGAACGAACTACGAGCAAGGCTGACTCCATTGGAGTTGACCACAAGGAGACTATCCTAGCTGTTGAGGTTGCGGAGGAGAGCAACACAACTGTTTGGAAGCTCCTGAGAGAGAATGTTCGTGTCATCATTTTCACTTGGTTCGCGAACTGTGGTGCATTCCTCTTCGGATATGATGTCCTCGTCCAAGGAGCCATCAATGCCCTCCCTATGTTCTC AATCACCTTTGGTTCTCCCTTTGGCGAGACCTTCATCCTTCCAGCCTTGTGGCAAGGTCTTTGGCAGGCTTTTAGCGCAATGGGAATCATGGCTGGCGCAGCAAGCAATGGCTTCCTTCAGGATCGGTTCGGTCGAAAGATCATGTTTGGAGTTGGAGGTCTCATCTCTGCCGTTG GAACTGCAATTACCTTTGTGTCCGGCAATCCCGAGACGGTCGAACAAAGACGTGGTGTTCTCTTGGTTGGAAAGTTCTTCATTGGCCTGGCTATGGGTATTAGCATGTCGACATGCCAAACATACGTATCTGAGATTTCACCACCCAAGCTTCGAACTATACTTCTCGGCTTTTATCCCTTCATGATC ACTGTTGGTCAGATGATTGCCATTACGGTCGTGTTCAAGGAGGTCGCTACAATGACACACTGGGCTTTCAAGATCCCTTTCGCTTCTCAGTGGGCCTTCTCCGCCTACTCCGTCATCGCAGCCCTAGTCGTCCCCGAAAGCCCTGTATACCTCGCCGGTAAGAACAAAATAGACCAAGCTAGAAAGGCTTTGACTACACTCGGTTGCGGAAATATCGACGAACGAATATCGATCATCGAAGCTACaattcaacaagaacagaGAATGAATACAGAGCAGCCTTCGTTCTCGGAGTGCTTCAAGGGTACCAACTTGCGAAGAACTCGTATTGTTGCTCTGCTCAACACTCTCCAGCAGTTTATGGGAATAACTCTGGTCTCGAACTCTACctacttcttcatcatggctggcatGACCCCGACTTTCTCGCTCACTCTCAACCAGATCGGCGTTGGGTTGAGTATGGTATGCACCCTTGTCTCTTGGGTTATCATGTCCAAGGTTGGCCGAAGGTTTGCTATCCTCGCAAgctttgttgttgctggagcCATCTTTATTGGTATGGGCGTTGCTGGCTTCTGGCCCCAGAACCAAACAGCATTGAG ATTCATCGGCGTATCTCTTCTTCTAGCTGCTTGCACCGGTAACTTGGGCACAGGATCAGCATATCCCATCGTGGCAGCCGAAGTCCCTTCAACCGTCCTTCGAGCCAAGACTCTTGGTATTGGTTTCTTCGTCAACGCTTTCATGACCTGGGCTTTCGCTCTTTGTGTTCCGTACATGTTCAATGCTGATCAGGGTAACCTGGGAGGCAAGattggcttcgtcttctttggcttctgcGTCATTGGATTCGTTCTTACCTGGATCGAAATCCCCGAGACCAAGAACATTACTTATGCCCAGATCGATTATCTCTTCCAGACTAAGACTCCGGCGCCAAAGTTCAAAGAAAGGTCTACTACTGCTATTACGGAGGAGGCATAG
- a CDS encoding bacterial alpha-L-rhamnosidase-domain-containing protein, protein MANVKVVDVRLEHYRPGNTLGVNETKPRISWRFEGTHSSLTQEAYEIEVTEIDPKSRQPHEAKTYKVKSSQAYLVPWPSGEPLSSRQRYEFRIRSYLSDECEPTPWSDVAFVEAGLLNRQDWSGTQLISAPWSDEQGKPLPEDLFRKQFSITGGIQSARLYITSHGVYEAEINGKRVGDHFLAPGWTVYEHRLRYQTFDVTELLSDGENCIGARVAEGWFKGRLGFEGGKRNIHGTRTALFARLEITAKDGTISKISTDETWKTTQGPIRMAEIYDGEKYDTTAEIEGWSAAGSVSGDWHQVEVPPPLSEDTALVAGSAEPTRRIEIIKPISKIDTPSGKLVLDFGQNLVGYLRIRVNGSRGHKITLYHAEVLENGELGTRPLRHCEAKDTYTLRGEGEEVYEPRFTFHGFRYAQIDNWPGSQDDILNKVDAVVCHTDMQETGDFHCSDSMLNKLWSNVRWSTKGNFLSIPTDCPQRDERLGWTGDIALFAPTATFLYGCHGILNDWLKGLYYEQKKRNGIPPMVSPNTIVDGLFAQVHPFAIWHDVTVLAPWALWEEHGDSEILAQQYDSMVAWLDAVPMDKAADKDHLWDSNMFQLADWLDPSAPPDAPQKSVTDMMLVANAFLIHSYDIMVRIADILGNDSSIYRANAATAREQYAKQYISETGRLTSDSQTAYALAICFNLLTTPSQLKLAGDRLAEIVQANEYRVGTGFAGTPFVCEALAKTQHMDVAYGMLLNKKCPSWLYPVTMGATTIWERWDSMLPDGSINPGDMTSFNHYAYGAVAKFMVERVAGLKQLTPAWTRCRADPCVGGGITSAKASHLTPHGKILVSWKLVQGGEVQIDVTVPPFTEIEVVLGDSDSDVQVVGHGEWSFKRYA, encoded by the exons ATGGCAAACGTCAAAGTTGTCGACGTCAGACTCGAACATTACAGACCTGGAAATACTCTTGGAGTCAACGAGACAAAGCCTCGCATCTCATGGCGCTTTGAAGGGACCCATTCCAGTCTCACCCAGGAAGCATATGAGATTGAAGTCACAGAAATCGACCCGAAGTCGCGACAGCCTCATGAAGCAAAAACCTACAAAGTCAAGTCATCGCAAGCGTACCTCGTTCCCTGGCCTAGTGGCGAACCACTAAGTTCTCGCCAACGCTATGAGTTTCGAATAAGATCATACCTTTCCGACGAATGTGAACCAACGCCTTGGAGCGATGTTGCATTTGTCGAAGCTGGTCTCTTGAACCGACAAGATTGGTCAGGTACCCAGCTCATTTCAGCACCATGGTCCGACGAGCAGGGCAAACCCTTGCCTGAAGACTTGTTCCGCAAACAATTCAGCATCACTGGCGGCATTCAGTCCGCAAGGCTGTATATCACATCTCATGGAGTCTACGAAGCTGAGATCAACGGAAAGAGAGTCGGAGATCACTTTCTTGCGCCTGGATGGACAGTGTATGAGCATCGACTGAGATATCAGACCTTTGATGTGACGGAACTTCTTTCCGATGGCGAGAATTGCATCGGAGCTCGCGTCGCTGAAGGGTGGTTCAAAGGCCGTTTAGGATTTGAGGGTGGAAAGCGTAATATCCATGGAACGCGGACAGCGCTATTTGCTCGACTCGAGATCACAGCAAAAGATGGAACCATCTCGAAAATATCGACAGATGAGACATGGAAAACGACCCAGGGACCGATTCGAATGGCTGAGATTTACGACGGGGAGAAGTACGATACCACTGCTGAAATAGAAGGGTGGTCAGCAGCAGGTTCTGTGTCAGGAGATTGGCACCAAGTCGAAGTTCCACCGCCTTTGTCTGAAGATACAGCACTCGTCGCTGGATCAGCGGAGCCAACTCGAAGGATTGAGATCATCAAGCCAATCTCAAAGATTGACACGCCTTCAGGCAAGTTAGTGCTCGACTTTGGGCAAAATCTGGTTGGCTATCTTCGCATCCGTGTAAACGGCTCAAGAGGCCACAAGATCACCCTCTATCATGCCGAAGTCCTCGAAAACGGTGAGCTTGGAACCAGGCCATTGAGACACTGTGAAGCCAAGGATACCTATACTCTTCGTggtgaaggcgaagaagTCTATGAGCCTAGGTTCACATTCCATGGCTTCAGATATGCCCAAATCGACAATTGGCCTGGGTCCCAAGACGACATTCTGAATAAAGTGGATGCTGTTGTTTGTCATACCGATATGCAAGAAACAGGCGACTTCCACTGCTCAGACAGCATGCTCAATAAGCTATGGAGTAACGTCCGTTGGTCAACAAAGGGCAACTTCCTCTCTATACCTACAGATTGCCCTCAGCGGGATGAACGTCTCGGCTGGACCGGCGACATCGCTCTCTTCGCCCCAACAGCGACATTCCTCTATGGATGCCACGGAATCCTGAACGATTGGCTCAAGGGCCTCTACTACGAACAGAAGAAGCGCAATGGTATCCCACCGATGGTCTCCCCTAATACCATCGTGGATGGCCTCTTTGCTCAAGTCCACCCATTTGCGATTTGGCATGATGTCACTGTACTAGCGCCTTGGGCGTTGTGGGAGGAACATGGGGACTCCGAGATTCTGGCTCAGCAGTATGACTCGATGGTTGCGTGGCTGGATGCTGTGCCTATGGACAAGGCAGCTGACAAGGACCATTTGTGGGACTCAAATATGTTCCAGCTAGCT GACTGGCTTGACCCCAGTGCTCCTCCAGACGCTCCTCAGAAGTCAGTGACTGACATGATGCTCGTCGCCAACGCATTTCTGATACACTCATATGACATCATGGTTCGAATTGCAGATATTCTTGGAAACGACTCCTCTATCTACAGGGCAAATGCAGCTACTGCCAGAGAACAATATGCCAAGCAATATATTTCGGAAACTGGCCGTTTGACATCAGATTCACAGACAGCCTACGCTCTAGCCATTTGCTTCAACCTACTCACCACGCCTTCCCAGCTGAAGTTGGCAGGCGACCGTCTCGCTGAGATTGTTCAAGCTAATGAATACCGCGTTGGCACCGGCTTCGCAGGAACACCATTCGTCTGTGAAGCTTTGGCAAAAACACAACATATGGATGTTGCATACGGCATGCTTCTGAACAAGAAATGTCCTTCATGGCTATACCCTGTGACAATGGGCGCGACAACAATATGGGAACGTTGGGACAGCATGCTGCCCGATGGCTCGATCAATCCAGGAGACATGACCAGTTTCAATCACTACGCCTACGGTGCAGTGGCTAAGTTCATGGTGGAGCGTGTCGCAGGTCTGAAGCAATTGACACCCGCGTGGACGAGATGTCGAGCAGATCCTTGTGTTGGTGGTGGCATTACATCTGCGAAAGCGTCGCATTTGACACCGCATGGGAAAATCTTAGTCTCTTGGAAGTTAGTCCAGGGGGGCGAGGTACAAATTGACGTGACTGTACCGCCATTTACAGAAATAGAGGTTGTGCTTGGGGATAGTGACTCTGACGTTCAAGTCGTTGGACATGGAGAATGGTCTTTCAAGCGATACGCATAG
- a CDS encoding major facilitator superfamily domain-containing protein — protein MASLPQMDAIEPATVQSNRDLSDHVEKTATADSVAGSADQPVDLDTESNSGDPELQDQSQRLPFFRLILAYLCLCFCYFISYLDMNSVATSLPTISEALDAGPTVTWVGTSYLLGQLSFQPLYGRISDITGRKPILLFSMCCIVVGGLLCGFARTPVWLYVCRTISGIGGGGISSSVAIIPVSGSFKEKARKIDWMGVMASIAGIVLTVMAINSGGSMWAWKNVKTVSILTIGIVMLFVFIIIEAFFARIPIIPLRLFRQKSPAVLILTGFLHDFAWQSTQYFVPLYYQTVRGFTPLKSAMLIVPFLLAQGLAGAASGPIMARYARYMPILRTGFTIWTIGAGLKLLFNEHTHAAVYIVVLAVEGAGIGWVHQPGLVALQANSADEDRAVATGTRNVFRSLGGVVGIAVSTAAYYATLSKALSQTSAVPEWLRGRVLDGTWAVGDPNTPEFESAIIDARMQGFRVIFMTTIPLMALCLLASFFVDDILLKGDAGQGGMREGGQMTRSTSTPTVPSDTKRDDSQQAEASKGQ, from the exons ATGGCCTCACTGCCTCAAATGGACGCAATCGAGCCTGCAACAGTTCAGTCTAATCGTGACCTCTCTGATCATGTCGAGAAAACGGCGACTGCCGACTCCGTTGCTGGCTCGGCAGATCAACCAGTTGATCTTGACACCGAAAGCAACAGCGGAGATCCAGAGCTCCAAGATCAATCACAGCGTCTACCATTCTTCCGACTCATTCTTGCCTACCTCTGTCTATGTTTCTGCTACTTTATCTCATATCTCGACATGAACTCTGTCGCAACATCATTGCCCACTATATCTGAGGCTCTCGATGCTGGTCCGACTGTTACATGGGTCGGAACGTCATACCTTCTCGGCCAACTCTCATTTCAGCCACTTTATGGAAGAATATCCGATATCACCGGACGAAAGCCCATCCTATTGTTCTCAATGTGTTGTATCGTGGTGGGTGGTCTCCTCTGTGGCTTCGCTCGTACGCCCGTCTGGCTGTATGTCTGTCGTACGATCAGCGGCATTGGCGGAGGTGGCATAAGCTCCTCAGTGGCTATCATC CCCGTTTCTGGGAGCTTCAAGGAAAAGGCTCGCAAGATTGATTGGATGGGTGTTATGGCCTCAATAGCAGGTATCGTGCTGACGGTT ATGGCGATCAATTCTGGTGGAAGTATGTGGGCCTGGAAGAATGTGAAGACCGTCTCCATCCTCACTATCGGCATCGTTATGCTGTTTGTCTTCATCATTATTGAGGCTTTCTTTGCCCGAATCCCCATCATTCCCTTGAGACTGTTCAGGCAGAAATCCCCAGCTGTTCTCATCCTCACAGGATTCTTGCACGACTTCGCGTGGCAGTCTACACAGTACTTTGTTCCTCTCTACTACCAAACTGTTCGTGGCTTCACGCCTCTGAAGAGCGCGATGCTCATAGTACCGTTTCTGCTCGCGCAAGGACTTGCTGGCGCTGCTTCAGGGCCTATCATGGCTCGTTATGCAAG ATACATGCCGATCTTACGGACTGGTTTCACAATTTGGACGATCGGTGCCGGCCTCAAACTTCTATTCAATGAGCACACTCATGCCGCCGTCTACATAGTAGTTCTAGCTGTTGAAGGAGCTGGGATAGGATGGGTCCATCAGCCAG GCCTTGTTGCACTACAAGCCAACTCTGCAGACGAAGACCGTGCTGTAGCGACAGGAACCCGCAACGTCTTTCGCTCCCTCGGCGGCGTTGTTGGTATCGCTGTGTCCACAGCTGCATACTATGCAACTCTAAGCAAAGCCCTTTCACAAACCAGCGCGGTGCCGGAATGGCTTCGTGGCCGTGTTTTGGATGGAACCTGGGCTGTTGGAGACCCCAACACACCAGAGTTCGAAAGCGCTATCATCGATGCGCGCATGCAAGGTTTTCGAGTGATCTTCATGACAACTATACCTCTTATGGCTCTATGTCTCCTGGCCAGTTTCTTTGTGGATGATATCCTGCTGAAGGGCGACGCTGGCCAGGGAGGTATGAGAGAAGGAGGCCAGATGACGAGGTCAACAAGTACTCCCACGGTGCCATCGGACACCAAGAGGGATGACTCGCAGCAGGCGGAGGCTTCTAAGGGACAATAA
- a CDS encoding uncharacterized protein (domain of unknown function-domain containing protein), protein MDSSSAVEGQDVLVGLDRFKPLPDLRTHADDWTGVTSRQERKRRQNRLNQRAWRRRKGAQYTSDGQQSQTVTATSTHTSHDDSVVLRDTFPSIFARAPIIGDGILLIPNVCEAERLRNLIRQSLEDYSLQTPRPSNLHIIIRLNVLNAIADNATVIGFPKERLCRDEFISPFYQTGPIQIPSPDCPTSLQPTSLQRSTAHHPWIDLFPFPKFRDNVLRGMQKGLFDDDELCGDLLGVEGAGVGEQPSLLVWTVAWDARGWEVNAAFVKKWGSLIRDCPEIMDSTNYWRRKRGQPALTFDVDTETGP, encoded by the exons ATGGACTCGAGCTCAGCGGTCGAGGGTCAAGATGTGCTTGTAGGACTTGATCGTTTCAAACCTCTTCCCGACCTCCGCACTCATGCAGACGATTGGACTGGTGTAACTTCAAGGCAGGAAAGAAAGCGACGACAGAACAGGCTCAATCAAAGAGCATGGC GCCGAAGAAAGGGTGCTCAGTATACATCAGATGGACAACAATCCCAGACTGTCACAGCGACATCCACTCATACTTCTCATGATGAttcggtggtgttgagagacACTTTCCCTTCGATATTTGCTAGAGCACCGATCATTGGCGATGGAATTTTACTCATACCCAATGTATGCGAAGCAGAGAGACTTCGAAACTTGATACGTCAGTCTCTTGAAGACTATTCACTACAAACCCCGCGCCCATCCAACCTACACATAATCATCCGCCTAAATGTTCTGAACGCCATAGCCGATAACGCCACAGTAATTGGATTTCCAAAGGAAAGGCTATGTCGGGATGAGTTCATATCGCCCTTTTACCAGACCGGCCCAATTCAAATTCCATCACCCGACTGTCCCACGAGTCTTCAACCAACGTCGCTGCAGCGCTCGACGGCACATCATCCCTGGATAGACCTGTTCCCTTTCCCCAAGTTCCGCGACAATGTTCTTCGTGGTATGCAAAAAGGGTTGttcgacgatgatgaactCTGTGGCGATCTGTTGGGAGTTGAAGGAGCAGGAGTGGGGGAGCAGCCGTCGCTTTTGGTGTGGACTGTCGCTTGGGATGCAAGAGGTTGGGAAGTAAATGCCGCGTTTGTGAAGAAATGGGGGAGCCTGATTCGAGATTGCCCTGAGATCATGGATTCGACGAATTATTGGCGGAGAAAGAGGGGACAACCTGCGTTGACGTTTGATGTTGATACTGAGACCGGTCCATGA
- a CDS encoding NADP-dependent oxidoreductase domain-containing protein, whose protein sequence is MVKTIPFGDITVPSPGFGAMGMSFGLGSNLSLEEAEPVLLKAIELGCTFWDTAVVYQAGVNEKLLGDFIRKHNVRDKVFIASKCGFDVFGKGGVTNSASHIKEYIEGTIERLGFAPDLYYLHRIDPNTPLEESIPALNEIRKQGKTKYIGLSECSANTLRKANSIAKIDAVQAEYSAFETLHETDGLIDTAKELGIAYVAYSPLGHGWLVDDFPYKSPDDFAPDDFRRTVPKFQGENFYKNKAIVEEIKKLAVRKGCTLTQIALAWVASQGMIAIPGTTKAHRLEENWASRNVDLTDNEKAEMRRIIDSAKPQGNRYSATHQALVGH, encoded by the exons ATGGTCAAAACTATTCCCTTCGGCGACATCACTGTTCCGTCGCCCGGCTTTGGAGCAATGGGCATGAGCTTTGGTCTCGGCTCTAACCTGAGCCTTGAGGAAGCCGAACCAGTCCTGCTCAAAGCTATTGAGCTAGGCTGCACCTTCTGGGATACAGCT GTAGTATATCAGGCTGGCGTTAACGAAAAGCTCCTTGGGGACTTTATCAGGAAACATAACGTTCGAGACAAGGTCTTTA TCGCTTCAAAGTGTGGTTTCGATGTGTTTGGTAAGGGCGGAGTGACCAATTCTGCCTCCCACATCAAGGAGTATATCGAAGGAACCATCGAAAGACTTGGCTTTGCCCCTGACCTGTACTACCTGCATCGAATTGATCCTA ACACGCCGCTCGAGGAGTCCATTCCTGCTCTGAATGAAATTCGAAAGCAGGGAAAGACAAAGTACATTGGCCTATCTGAATGTTCCGCCAACACCTTGCGCAAGGCCAATTCCA TTGCAAAGATCGATGCTGTCCAAGCCGAATACTCGGCCTTTGAGACACTGCACGAGACCGATGGTCTTATTGATACGGCGAAAGAGCTCGGCATCGCCTACGTCGCCTACAGCCCACTTGGCCACGGCTGGCTCGTCGATGACTTCCCTTACAAGAGTCCGGATGATTTCGCACCTGACGACTTTCGACGAACAG TACCCAAGTTTCAAGGCGAAAACTtctacaagaacaaggctaTAGTagaggagatcaagaaacTCGCTGTTCGCAAGGGATGCACTTTGACACAAATCGCGCTTGCTTGGGTTGCGTCCCAGGGAATGATTGCTATTCCTGGTACGACCAAGGCGCACCGTTTGGAGGAGAACTGGGCATCTAGGAATGTTGACTTGACTGATAACGAAAAGGCTGAGATGAGGAGGATTATTGATTCGGCTAAACCACAGGGGAATAGATATAGTGCTACTCATCAGGCTTTGGTCGGCCACTAG
- a CDS encoding NADP-dependent oxidoreductase domain-containing protein produces the protein MTSEMKYARVGKSGLKVSQIILGCMSFGDKNWQPWLLDKDEALPILKYAFDKGINTWDVADTYSNGESERILGAAIKHYNIPRSKLVIMSKCFQFVDEEKGPIDPATLTSNDGPRVNRVGLSRKHILDAVDQSVERLGTYIDVLQIHRMDRDVPPEEIMKALNDVIESGKIRYIGASSMAAWEFQMLQNVAEKNGWHKFISMQGLYNLLYREEEKEMNPYCNYTGVGLFPWSPLAAGVLAHSWTDRTDTREQKDPFLKLLFRGKDQNADRAIVDRVEQLAQKKGVAMAQIAQSWLIVKGCMPICGLESKERIDQAVGALQVTLSDEEIAYLEELYVPKVPFPF, from the exons ATGACATCCGAAATGAAATATGCCCG GGTTGGGAAGTCTGGTCTCAAAGTCTCACAGATCATCCTGGGATGCATGAGCTTCGGCGACAAGAACTGGCAACCCTGGCTTCTCGACAAGGACGAAGCTCTCCCGATCCTCAAGTATGCCTTCGACAAGGGCATCAACACGTGGGATGTCGCCGATACATACTCGAATGGAGAGTCAGAGAGGATCCTTGGCGCGGCTATCAAGCACTACAACATTCCCCGCTCAAAGCTGGTCATTATGTCCAAGTGCTTCCAGTTCGTCGATGAAGAAAAAGGCCCTATAGATCCTGCAACTCTCACCAGTAACGATGGTCCTCGCGTCAACAGAGTCGGCCTCTCTCGAAAGCACATTCTTGATGCAGTGGATCAGAGTGTCGAACGACTGGGCACCTACATCGATGTTTTGCAGATTCACAGAATGGATCGTGATGTTCCGCCAGAGGAGATTATGAAAGCACTCAATGATGTAATCGAAAGTGGAAAGATTCGCTATATTGGTGCCAGCTCG ATGGCAGCTTGGGAGTTTCAAATGCTCCAGAACGTCGCCGAGAAAAACGGATGGCATAAATTCATCTCCATGCAAGGCCTATATAACCTTCTCTACcgcgaagaagaaaaagaaatgaATCCTTACTGCAACTACACCGGCGTCGGTCTGTTCCCTTGGTCCCCCCTTGCCGCAGGAGTTCTTGCACATTCTTGGACCGACAGAACAGATACTCGAGAGCAGAAGGACCCCTTCCTCAAGCTGCTATTCCGCGGTAAAGACCAAAACGCTGATCGAGCCATTGTTGACCGTGTTGAGCAGTTGGCTCAGAAGAAGGGTGTCGCTATGGCTCAGATTGCGCAGTCTTGGTTGATTGTGAAGGGATGCATGCCTATCTGCGGTTTGGAGAGTAAAGAAAGAATCGATCAGGCAGTGGGAGCCCTTCAGGTAACACTGAGCGATGAGGAGATCGCGTATCTCGAAGAGCTCTATGTTCCCAAGGTGCCATTCCCTTTCTGA